Proteins encoded in a region of the Bdellovibrionota bacterium genome:
- the groES gene encoding co-chaperone GroES: MAATLGVRPLRDKILIKRLEEETKTAGGLFIPDTAKEKPQKGKVVAIGTGRVTDDGKTIPFEVKKGDSVLFQKYSGTEIKLEGEEYIIMDESSILGVLN, from the coding sequence ATGGCAGCGACTCTAGGAGTTCGTCCATTACGCGACAAAATTCTTATCAAAAGATTAGAAGAAGAAACAAAAACTGCAGGTGGATTATTTATCCCTGACACAGCTAAAGAAAAACCACAAAAAGGTAAAGTTGTAGCCATCGGAACTGGCCGCGTGACTGATGATGGAAAAACAATTCCATTTGAAGTTAAAAAAGGCGACAGCGTACTTTTCCAAAAATATTCTGGAACAGAAATCAAACTTGAAGGCGAAGAATACATCATCATGGATGAGAGTTCTATTCTTGGCGTTCTTAACTAA
- a CDS encoding DedA family protein yields the protein MGVPIPEDITLITAGLLAGQGKISFAGAMIVGFFGVLVGDTILFLVGQRFGRRVFTWPVFNKIFTEARIVKAELQIMTHAKKICFTARFMPGLRAPIFLTAGIMKVPFKTFFFQDGLAALLSVPVWIYLGYWFSDNIDAALDFAKDINTVIIAVLVIGIAGFFYYQYKKKNIQAP from the coding sequence ATGGGAGTGCCTATTCCAGAGGATATTACCCTCATCACAGCTGGACTTCTGGCGGGTCAAGGCAAAATTTCTTTTGCTGGCGCAATGATTGTTGGATTTTTTGGTGTACTCGTAGGCGATACAATTCTTTTCTTAGTTGGACAAAGGTTTGGGAGAAGAGTTTTTACGTGGCCTGTTTTCAATAAAATTTTTACGGAGGCAAGAATTGTAAAGGCTGAACTTCAAATCATGACTCATGCAAAAAAAATCTGCTTCACCGCTCGCTTTATGCCTGGATTAAGGGCTCCAATTTTTTTAACTGCCGGGATCATGAAGGTTCCATTCAAAACATTTTTCTTTCAAGATGGACTTGCTGCTCTTCTTAGCGTCCCTGTTTGGATTTACTTAGGATATTGGTTCAGCGATAACATTGATGCTGCTCTTGATTTTGCAAAAGATATCAACACCGTTATCATTGCGGTTCTCGTGATTGGTATTGCTGGGTTTTTCTATTACCAATATAAGAAAAAGAACATTCAAGCTCCATAA
- the groL gene encoding chaperonin GroEL (60 kDa chaperone family; promotes refolding of misfolded polypeptides especially under stressful conditions; forms two stacked rings of heptamers to form a barrel-shaped 14mer; ends can be capped by GroES; misfolded proteins enter the barrel where they are refolded when GroES binds), whose product MSKELLFHENARGSILRGVNALANAVKVTLGPKGRNVVIEKSFGSPLITKDGVTVAKEIELENKFENMGAQMVKEVASKTNDDAGDGTTTATVLAQAIYREGAKLVTAGHNPMSLKRGMDKAVAIVVESLKKQSKPIKEKNEIAQVGTISANNDRVIGDLIAEAMEKVGREGVITIEESKTAETELDVVEGMQFDRGYLSPYFITNSERMEAVLEDAYVLVYDKKISSMKDMLGILETVAKQGRPLLIIAEDVDGEALATLVVNKLRGTLHVCAVKAPGFGDRRKAMLEDIAVLTGATVISEDMGNKLETTTAEELGRAKRIVIDKDNTTVIDGAGKKADISNRVKQIKAQIAETTSDYDTEKLKERLAKLAGGVAVIHVGAPSEVEMKEKKARVEDALNATRAAVEEGIVPGGGTALVKAAQALAKADFSDEELHGLKIIKRACEEPIRQISANAGLDGSIVLDRVLSGKTNGWGFNALTEVYEDLIKSGVIDPVKVVRSALQNAVSVSSLMLTTETMIAEAPKKDDGGGRMPPGGGMGGMDGMGMM is encoded by the coding sequence ATGTCTAAAGAATTATTATTTCATGAAAATGCAAGAGGATCTATTCTTCGTGGTGTAAACGCACTCGCAAACGCAGTGAAAGTTACACTAGGCCCAAAGGGTCGTAACGTTGTAATCGAAAAATCTTTTGGTTCACCACTTATCACTAAGGACGGTGTTACTGTTGCTAAAGAAATCGAATTAGAAAACAAATTCGAAAACATGGGCGCGCAAATGGTAAAAGAAGTTGCTAGCAAAACAAACGATGATGCTGGTGATGGAACAACAACTGCTACGGTACTCGCTCAAGCTATTTACAGAGAAGGTGCAAAACTCGTTACTGCTGGTCACAATCCAATGTCTCTAAAAAGAGGAATGGATAAAGCTGTAGCAATCGTAGTTGAATCTCTAAAAAAACAATCTAAGCCAATCAAAGAAAAAAACGAAATCGCGCAAGTTGGAACTATCTCAGCTAACAACGACAGAGTTATCGGTGATCTTATCGCTGAAGCTATGGAAAAAGTTGGAAGAGAAGGCGTTATCACTATCGAAGAATCCAAAACTGCTGAGACAGAACTCGATGTAGTTGAAGGTATGCAATTTGATAGAGGTTATTTATCTCCATACTTCATTACAAATTCTGAAAGAATGGAAGCGGTTCTTGAAGATGCTTATGTTCTTGTTTACGACAAGAAAATCTCTTCAATGAAGGACATGCTTGGAATTCTTGAAACTGTAGCAAAACAAGGTCGTCCACTTTTAATCATCGCTGAAGATGTTGATGGTGAAGCTCTTGCAACTCTTGTTGTTAACAAATTACGCGGAACACTTCATGTATGTGCAGTAAAAGCTCCAGGATTTGGCGACAGAAGAAAAGCTATGCTTGAAGACATCGCGGTATTGACTGGCGCAACAGTTATCTCTGAAGACATGGGTAACAAACTTGAAACTACAACAGCTGAAGAGTTGGGTAGAGCGAAAAGAATCGTTATCGACAAAGACAACACTACAGTTATTGATGGCGCTGGTAAAAAAGCAGACATCTCTAATCGCGTAAAACAAATTAAAGCTCAAATCGCAGAAACTACTTCTGATTACGACACTGAAAAACTTAAAGAAAGACTAGCAAAACTTGCTGGTGGAGTAGCAGTTATTCATGTTGGAGCTCCTTCTGAAGTTGAAATGAAAGAAAAGAAAGCAAGAGTGGAAGATGCTCTTAATGCTACAAGAGCAGCTGTTGAGGAAGGAATTGTTCCTGGCGGGGGTACTGCATTGGTAAAAGCTGCTCAAGCCTTGGCAAAAGCAGATTTCTCTGATGAAGAGTTACATGGATTAAAAATTATTAAGCGCGCATGTGAAGAACCAATCAGACAAATCTCTGCTAACGCAGGTCTAGATGGTTCGATCGTTTTAGACAGAGTTCTTTCTGGCAAGACAAACGGCTGGGGTTTCAACGCATTAACTGAAGTCTACGAAGACTTAATCAAGTCTGGTGTTATTGATCCGGTTAAAGTTGTGAGATCTGCTCTTCAAAACGCGGTGAGCGTATCATCACTCATGTTAACTACTGAGACGATGATTGCTGAAGCTCCGAAGAAAGACGATGGCGGCGGCAGAATGCCTCCAGGCGGCGGAATGGGCGGCATGGACGGAATGGGAATGATGTAA
- a CDS encoding type II secretion system F family protein: MSFLGNDFVFIVLMGICIFAASFFFSDKILNFLYEKSLGSRQYVLDKLELMFVETNPKKITMTMLSLSFGLGFLVFIAVFPNLITGFILGGFVTIAGWQAPKYLVDYLFEKRCNKLVDQMVDGLTIMSNGIRAGLGITQSMERVVDNMPSPIKQEFGLVLSQIKLGLSVEEALSNFGNRIPVADVQMFVTAINILKETGGNLAETFTTMVEVLRERQKIHKKIEALTAQGVTQGIIITMVPFILLIVFTVVDPGFVKPLFTTTMGVIFLILMLTLQAIGGFMIRKIVKIKV; the protein is encoded by the coding sequence ATGAGTTTCCTCGGAAATGACTTTGTATTTATTGTCTTGATGGGAATTTGCATCTTTGCCGCTTCTTTTTTCTTCTCAGATAAAATTCTAAACTTCCTCTACGAAAAAAGCTTAGGCAGCAGACAATATGTTTTAGATAAATTGGAATTGATGTTTGTGGAAACAAATCCAAAGAAAATCACCATGACGATGCTTTCCTTGAGCTTTGGACTTGGTTTTTTGGTATTCATCGCGGTATTTCCGAACTTGATTACAGGATTTATTCTAGGCGGATTTGTTACCATCGCGGGCTGGCAAGCACCTAAATATTTAGTGGATTATCTTTTTGAAAAAAGATGTAACAAACTTGTAGATCAAATGGTTGATGGTTTAACGATCATGTCCAATGGTATTCGTGCAGGCCTAGGAATTACGCAATCCATGGAAAGAGTTGTAGACAATATGCCCAGTCCAATCAAACAAGAGTTTGGACTCGTGCTTTCACAAATCAAACTTGGTCTAAGCGTTGAAGAAGCTCTTTCTAATTTTGGAAATAGAATTCCGGTGGCCGATGTACAAATGTTTGTTACCGCTATCAATATCTTAAAAGAAACTGGCGGTAATTTGGCTGAGACATTTACGACCATGGTTGAGGTTTTGCGTGAGAGACAAAAGATCCACAAAAAAATCGAAGCCCTTACCGCCCAAGGTGTTACTCAAGGAATTATCATCACGATGGTTCCTTTTATATTGTTAATAGTCTTTACCGTTGTAGATCCAGGATTTGTGAAGCCCTTATTCACAACCACAATGGGAGTTATTTTTTTGATTTTGATGTTAACTCTCCAAGCAATTGGCGGATTTATGATTAGAAAGATCGTGAAAATAAAAGTTTAA
- the galU gene encoding UTP--glucose-1-phosphate uridylyltransferase GalU translates to MKKVTKAIIPAAGLGTRFLPATKTIPKEMLPIVDKPTILYVVEEAVRAGIEDIILISGRGKSAIEDFFDNSYEVEDILTKAGKTDLLERLEKAKGLANIISIRQKEALGLGHAVLCGQPIIGDEPFAVLLADEIMIGTPTVTEELANQFNITGISTIGLMEVQRKEVVKYGMVKAKPLENNLQHNKPNGKLFDISDVVEKPSEKDTPSTLAIPGRYVFENALFNELRNLKPGKNGEIQLTDAMTKLAIKGRMHGMTFSAKRYDAGDKLGFLTANIELGLIHPETGEGLRQYIKTLAQRL, encoded by the coding sequence ATGAAAAAGGTCACAAAGGCAATTATTCCAGCGGCAGGATTAGGAACAAGATTTCTGCCCGCTACAAAAACAATTCCAAAAGAGATGCTCCCCATCGTGGACAAACCAACAATACTTTACGTTGTGGAAGAAGCTGTTCGCGCAGGTATCGAGGATATTATTCTGATTTCTGGAAGAGGCAAATCTGCTATCGAAGATTTTTTTGATAACTCATATGAGGTAGAAGACATATTAACGAAAGCTGGAAAGACCGATTTGTTGGAAAGACTCGAAAAAGCAAAAGGCCTAGCCAATATTATTTCTATCCGACAAAAAGAAGCTTTGGGCCTAGGTCACGCCGTACTTTGTGGGCAACCTATTATTGGGGATGAGCCTTTCGCGGTTTTACTCGCTGATGAAATCATGATCGGAACACCGACGGTCACTGAGGAACTTGCGAACCAATTTAACATCACAGGTATTTCTACAATTGGTTTAATGGAAGTTCAAAGAAAAGAAGTTGTAAAATACGGAATGGTGAAGGCCAAGCCACTGGAAAATAACCTGCAACATAACAAGCCGAACGGAAAGCTTTTTGATATTTCAGACGTGGTGGAAAAGCCTTCGGAGAAAGATACTCCGAGTACTTTGGCAATACCCGGAAGATATGTTTTTGAAAATGCTTTGTTCAATGAACTTAGAAATTTAAAGCCCGGTAAGAATGGCGAAATACAACTGACCGATGCGATGACAAAACTTGCAATCAAAGGTCGCATGCACGGAATGACTTTCTCCGCAAAAAGATACGATGCGGGAGATAAGCTTGGATTTTTAACAGCGAATATCGAGCTTGGACTTATTCACCCTGAAACAGGTGAAGGTTTAAGGCAGTACATTAAAACCCTAGCTCAAAGACTTTAG
- a CDS encoding helix-turn-helix transcriptional regulator, with protein sequence MDQQAFYELGQYLRQRRLDKELSQVEVAKKLGYSSQFIANWERGVSSPPLQALKKIVDIYGINQKEFLERIETIQKSYWKRSLFSKKSSAAI encoded by the coding sequence ATGGATCAACAAGCTTTTTATGAATTAGGCCAGTATTTAAGACAAAGAAGACTCGACAAGGAGCTTTCACAAGTGGAAGTTGCTAAGAAGTTGGGTTATAGCTCTCAGTTTATTGCAAACTGGGAACGTGGAGTTTCTTCCCCGCCATTGCAAGCACTCAAGAAGATAGTTGATATTTACGGAATCAACCAAAAGGAATTTCTAGAAAGAATCGAGACTATCCAAAAAAGCTATTGGAAAAGAAGTCTGTTCTCAAAGAAGTCATCTGCTGCTATCTAA
- a CDS encoding DUF6531 domain-containing protein: protein MKNIFATLIMILSTQAFALVDMQNANFTETWVDLEIPDTGYNLKVERSYNSRTLHNGLFGFGWCSNFETSLEILADGRVKRVECGAGQEITYAPKSFDQGDVQAGIQKIIAGIKKENTKISAREIQILTQKLKEDTGYRDREAARLGVQKEAKDGTVFYSEGTNTDKVVLKKGFYVRDLADGSSERFNTEGQLVYLYDKNQNYLKLDYNKKTLTSMTTSSGRRLSFDYTQNGKIKQIRGPNGLNCEYEYEKLNDLISAKNGKSEVTKYSYDTLHNVTKITYADKSTKGLKYNQDKDWVTELTDRNSCSEKYDYTLSKEDPKNHYWSTVEKKCDGKIVNKSRYGFWFKPRSNGSGVFLTKLHIDNNGVKSDIEYHNIFEKPTSIKKDKELTQYSYYPNGLLKTKKVNSQVINFKYNNQNKVAEVSEGKGSTKFTYDKLGNLTFASNSSGQNVKLEYDVKGRIVKIFDQAKRLINIEYDERFGKPKTVERPGVGKIFVSYNAEGVITKVDSKNDDPTVAVQVASAFNNLVEIITPAGVNIGL from the coding sequence ATGAAGAATATATTTGCAACACTCATTATGATTTTGTCGACGCAGGCTTTTGCATTAGTAGATATGCAAAACGCCAACTTCACAGAAACATGGGTCGATCTAGAAATTCCTGATACGGGATACAATTTAAAAGTTGAGAGATCATACAACTCAAGAACTTTACACAATGGTTTGTTTGGTTTTGGATGGTGTTCAAATTTTGAAACATCTCTAGAAATTTTGGCTGATGGCAGAGTGAAGAGAGTGGAATGTGGCGCAGGCCAAGAGATCACTTACGCACCAAAGTCATTTGATCAGGGTGACGTACAGGCTGGAATTCAAAAGATTATTGCTGGAATCAAAAAAGAAAATACTAAAATCTCTGCTCGTGAAATTCAAATTCTGACACAAAAATTAAAGGAAGACACTGGTTACAGAGACAGAGAAGCTGCAAGACTTGGAGTTCAAAAAGAAGCAAAAGACGGAACTGTCTTCTACAGTGAGGGCACCAATACAGACAAAGTTGTATTGAAAAAAGGTTTTTACGTTAGAGATCTTGCTGATGGCTCATCAGAGAGATTCAACACCGAAGGGCAATTGGTTTACCTTTATGACAAGAATCAAAACTATTTGAAATTAGATTACAATAAAAAAACTTTAACAAGTATGACAACAAGCTCTGGAAGAAGGTTGTCTTTTGATTATACTCAAAATGGAAAGATCAAACAAATCAGAGGTCCAAACGGTCTGAACTGCGAATATGAATATGAGAAATTAAATGATTTGATCTCTGCTAAAAATGGCAAAAGCGAAGTGACTAAGTATTCTTACGACACCCTTCATAACGTAACCAAAATCACTTACGCCGATAAATCTACAAAAGGGTTAAAATACAACCAAGATAAAGACTGGGTCACTGAACTCACTGATAGAAATAGCTGTTCTGAAAAATATGATTACACACTTTCAAAAGAAGATCCCAAAAATCACTACTGGTCGACAGTTGAAAAGAAGTGCGACGGAAAAATCGTAAACAAAAGTAGATATGGTTTCTGGTTCAAACCAAGATCAAATGGTTCTGGAGTATTCTTAACTAAGCTTCATATAGATAACAACGGCGTGAAATCAGACATCGAATATCACAATATTTTTGAAAAACCGACTTCCATCAAAAAAGACAAGGAACTCACTCAATATTCCTATTACCCGAATGGGTTGCTAAAAACCAAGAAAGTGAATTCTCAAGTTATTAACTTCAAATACAATAACCAGAACAAGGTTGCTGAGGTGTCTGAAGGTAAGGGATCCACTAAGTTCACATATGATAAACTGGGAAATCTAACGTTTGCTTCAAATTCAAGCGGACAGAACGTAAAACTTGAATACGACGTTAAAGGAAGAATCGTTAAGATCTTTGACCAAGCAAAAAGACTTATAAACATCGAATACGATGAGCGCTTTGGAAAACCCAAAACTGTAGAGCGTCCAGGAGTTGGAAAGATCTTTGTCAGTTACAACGCTGAAGGTGTTATTACCAAAGTGGATAGCAAAAACGACGACCCAACGGTGGCTGTTCAGGTGGCGAGTGCTTTTAACAATTTGGTTGAAATCATCACTCCAGCCGGCGTAAACATAGGTTTATAG
- a CDS encoding fatty acid desaturase: MAAPEYYKSILKKTDFNPSVYQLLLHLFVDGIILAGIYFLLQQEKIFSYFLAQLLWPVLFFRFFALMHEAVHSSVVKKIKLNNFVGYLAGGFCFLPYYPWKKMHLQHHYWAGNVEKDPVMKLIKDHDPNNKLKNNFIGFAWKSWIPLLSILQHTVFWIAGLAFVKEAKTSGAKLSWFLSYLVPFVTYYGFYKMGLFTFSNVGPGILMYLIMVEVINFPHHLELPQNRGDETLPVWEQHLISRSCSYPRWFSRWVLNNFNLHTEHHIFPKAPWYKLDQIQSEVRMALMNKYNHSNNNEWILKNRRKNLEQLLIYKVENKKSDLSDTQREVA; this comes from the coding sequence ATGGCAGCTCCAGAATATTATAAGTCTATACTCAAAAAGACAGATTTTAATCCATCAGTATATCAATTGCTTTTGCATCTCTTTGTAGATGGTATAATATTAGCTGGAATATATTTTCTATTGCAGCAAGAAAAAATATTTTCTTATTTCTTGGCGCAACTTCTATGGCCAGTTTTATTCTTTAGATTCTTTGCGCTTATGCACGAGGCAGTTCATTCGTCGGTAGTTAAGAAAATTAAACTGAATAATTTTGTTGGTTATTTGGCTGGGGGCTTTTGCTTTTTACCCTACTATCCGTGGAAAAAAATGCATTTGCAGCACCACTACTGGGCAGGAAATGTAGAGAAAGATCCCGTGATGAAACTCATAAAAGATCACGATCCAAATAATAAATTAAAAAATAATTTTATAGGTTTTGCATGGAAAAGCTGGATACCGCTCTTGTCGATTCTTCAGCATACGGTTTTTTGGATAGCTGGACTAGCATTTGTAAAAGAAGCTAAGACAAGCGGAGCAAAATTAAGTTGGTTTTTGTCCTACTTAGTCCCATTTGTGACTTACTATGGGTTTTATAAAATGGGATTATTTACTTTTTCAAATGTAGGGCCAGGCATTTTAATGTATTTAATTATGGTAGAGGTGATTAACTTTCCTCATCATCTTGAACTTCCTCAAAACCGTGGAGATGAAACTCTGCCTGTATGGGAGCAGCATTTGATAAGTAGATCGTGCTCATATCCGCGATGGTTTTCTCGGTGGGTGCTTAATAATTTCAACCTACATACAGAGCATCATATCTTCCCAAAAGCTCCTTGGTATAAATTGGATCAAATTCAAAGTGAAGTAAGAATGGCATTAATGAATAAGTATAACCATTCAAACAATAATGAATGGATTCTAAAAAACAGAAGAAAAAATCTAGAACAATTGTTAATTTACAAAGTTGAAAATAAAAAATCAGACTTATCTGATACACAGAGAGAAGTGGCTTAA
- a CDS encoding response regulator encodes MSQKVLIVDDAAFVREVLTQILQKHGFEVIGEAQNGTEAVEMAASLKPDLILMDIVMPVKSGIQATEEILKTNPKMPIIACSTEGSEAMISRAIGAGCVDFVVKPFQIDNLIATIKSALRKDRAQEKIKQL; translated from the coding sequence ATGTCACAGAAAGTTTTAATCGTCGATGACGCTGCGTTCGTGCGTGAAGTACTAACTCAGATTCTACAAAAACATGGTTTTGAAGTTATAGGCGAGGCCCAGAATGGAACCGAAGCCGTAGAAATGGCTGCTTCATTAAAACCGGATTTGATCTTAATGGATATCGTAATGCCGGTAAAAAGCGGAATTCAAGCCACTGAAGAAATTTTAAAAACAAATCCTAAAATGCCGATCATCGCGTGTTCAACTGAAGGCAGTGAGGCAATGATATCAAGAGCTATCGGTGCAGGCTGTGTGGATTTTGTGGTGAAGCCTTTTCAAATTGATAATTTAATTGCGACAATAAAAAGTGCCTTAAGAAAAGATCGGGCACAAGAAAAAATAAAACAACTTTAG
- a CDS encoding CsbD family protein, with translation MNENLVSGKWKEIKGDILKTWGKLTDDEVEEAKGNVLGLAGTIQKRFGLAQEEAASKLNRIIDRYKEENKNNVSPTDTM, from the coding sequence ATGAATGAAAATCTTGTTTCAGGAAAATGGAAAGAAATTAAAGGTGATATTTTAAAAACCTGGGGAAAGCTAACAGACGACGAAGTTGAAGAAGCAAAAGGAAATGTGCTTGGATTAGCCGGAACCATTCAGAAGAGATTTGGTCTTGCACAAGAAGAGGCCGCTTCAAAATTAAATAGAATTATAGATAGATACAAAGAAGAAAATAAAAACAATGTCAGCCCCACTGACACTATGTAA
- a CDS encoding ATPase, T2SS/T4P/T4SS family, whose protein sequence is MNFHIISILGGKGGVGKSVFTANLALAFMKELKTRVLLIDLDAESCGDQNVILGLKPLKTMSEIASFTGQINPTTVSTLVTKHSSGLGFIGAVKSAMEKLSVQPELMEKPLSALGQIFPYIIVDLGCHIGDLQMKVLEKSSAVIVVSTPEVLAANQSLKLMNQLIASTLPTDLFQIALNKFGPGALSPQALAQTFKKNIIGIIPQDDTASSTALQSGNPVVLAQPQSAIAQAYHELTRKLTSNNFLNRLQQMHRPTGIKSPQAITAAPASVNSGGGNTQPDRKNSPRNLFKEQIHRELINTMNLKKGITETKGDVEKERQLFAKTQQTISQLVDKMQPGMSRDDRSQIIKEVLDEALGLGPLETLLAEDSVTEIMVNGADRIFVERAGKISLSPVTFTSNVHLRNVIERIVTPLGRRIDEKTPYVDARLKDGSRVNAVIEPIAIDGPSLTIRKFAKKPIVAENYVQWGSMTEPMIDFMRICVENGLNVIISGGTGSGKTTLLNVMSSFIPSTERIVTVEDAAELQLKQEHVVRLETRPANMEGTGSITIRDLVRNSLRMRPDRIVVGECRGGEALDMLSAMNTGHDGSMTTVHANSPREAIGRLETLCMMAGMDLPAKAIREQIAGAVDLIVQISRLSDGSRKVISITEVAGMQGETVTLQEIFKYKEEGFDKNRKILGQFLATGLIPTFIEEFERKGLKIPRTLFSNEAAFKKVPGGKP, encoded by the coding sequence ATGAATTTTCATATTATTTCAATTCTTGGTGGTAAAGGCGGCGTAGGGAAAAGTGTTTTCACCGCAAATCTTGCGCTCGCATTTATGAAGGAATTAAAAACCAGAGTTTTGTTAATCGATCTTGATGCCGAATCTTGCGGAGATCAAAACGTAATTCTTGGATTAAAACCATTAAAAACAATGTCCGAGATTGCATCTTTCACAGGACAAATCAATCCAACGACTGTTTCAACTCTTGTGACAAAGCACTCTTCCGGATTGGGCTTCATCGGCGCTGTAAAATCTGCGATGGAAAAATTAAGCGTTCAACCTGAACTTATGGAAAAACCTCTTTCTGCACTTGGACAAATCTTTCCCTACATCATTGTAGATCTTGGTTGTCATATTGGTGATTTACAAATGAAAGTTTTAGAAAAAAGCTCAGCGGTTATCGTTGTTTCTACCCCTGAAGTTTTAGCTGCTAACCAATCTCTAAAGCTAATGAACCAATTGATCGCAAGTACTTTGCCTACAGATCTTTTTCAAATTGCATTGAACAAATTCGGACCAGGGGCGCTTTCTCCTCAGGCACTTGCACAGACTTTTAAAAAAAATATTATTGGAATCATTCCACAAGACGACACAGCATCTAGTACAGCATTGCAATCAGGAAACCCCGTCGTATTGGCGCAACCTCAATCTGCTATTGCACAAGCTTATCATGAACTCACAAGAAAGCTGACTTCAAACAACTTCTTGAATCGCTTACAGCAAATGCATCGTCCGACAGGAATAAAATCGCCTCAGGCAATAACAGCCGCTCCTGCATCAGTAAATAGCGGTGGAGGTAATACTCAGCCAGATAGAAAAAATAGTCCCAGAAATTTATTTAAAGAACAAATTCACAGAGAGCTCATCAACACAATGAACCTTAAGAAAGGCATAACCGAAACTAAAGGCGATGTTGAAAAAGAAAGACAACTCTTTGCAAAGACTCAACAAACAATTTCCCAACTCGTTGATAAAATGCAACCAGGAATGTCACGCGATGATAGATCACAAATCATCAAAGAAGTTTTAGACGAAGCTTTGGGTCTTGGACCACTTGAAACATTACTAGCCGAAGACTCTGTAACGGAAATCATGGTGAATGGCGCTGATAGAATTTTTGTGGAAAGAGCGGGTAAAATTTCTCTTAGCCCCGTAACTTTCACATCTAATGTTCACTTAAGAAACGTTATCGAAAGAATTGTTACACCACTCGGAAGAAGAATCGACGAAAAAACTCCATACGTGGATGCAAGACTAAAAGATGGAAGTCGCGTGAACGCCGTGATCGAACCCATCGCCATTGACGGCCCATCGCTCACCATCAGAAAATTTGCGAAGAAGCCTATTGTTGCAGAAAATTATGTGCAATGGGGTTCGATGACAGAACCAATGATCGACTTTATGAGAATCTGTGTTGAAAACGGACTCAACGTAATTATTTCTGGTGGTACTGGTTCCGGTAAAACTACTTTGTTAAATGTTATGTCGAGCTTTATTCCATCTACAGAAAGAATTGTTACCGTAGAGGATGCTGCCGAACTCCAACTGAAACAGGAACACGTTGTAAGACTTGAAACTCGCCCAGCAAATATGGAGGGCACCGGCTCTATCACAATTAGAGATTTAGTGAGAAACTCATTGAGAATGAGACCAGATAGAATCGTAGTCGGTGAATGTCGCGGTGGCGAAGCTCTAGATATGTTATCTGCAATGAACACTGGTCACGATGGATCGATGACAACTGTTCACGCCAACTCACCTCGCGAAGCAATCGGAAGACTTGAGACCCTTTGTATGATGGCTGGGATGGATTTACCTGCAAAAGCAATTCGAGAACAAATTGCTGGCGCCGTAGATCTTATTGTTCAAATTTCTCGGTTATCCGATGGGTCAAGAAAAGTGATCAGCATTACAGAAGTCGCAGGCATGCAGGGCGAAACCGTCACATTACAAGAAATTTTTAAATATAAAGAAGAAGGTTTTGATAAAAATAGAAAAATCTTAGGTCAGTTCTTAGCAACTGGTCTAATCCCAACTTTTATTGAAGAATTTGAAAGAAAAGGATTAAAAATTCCTAGAACGTTATTCAGCAATGAAGCAGCCTTCAAGAAAGTTCCTGGAGGCAAACCATGA